In Chlorogloeopsis sp. ULAP01, one DNA window encodes the following:
- a CDS encoding Uma2 family endonuclease encodes MYQTDPPRPPKEVLPTMYDLPSEDPKEPGLPDQFHLLQPSLLDETFRPANYPSDQILVASDLNLYYDPRHTLWYKRPDWFAVLGVPRLYEQRDLRLSYVVWQEGVNPFIVVELLSPGTEKEDLGQTLRDIEQPPTKWEVYERILRIPYYAVFDRYASQFRMFKLDGSRYAEVALQEPRFWMPELELGLGVWQGKYQDIEMSWLRWYDAAGNWIMTPTERLAAQLRAMGVEPDLG; translated from the coding sequence ATGTATCAAACCGATCCACCTCGTCCGCCCAAAGAAGTACTCCCCACGATGTACGATCTTCCTAGTGAAGATCCTAAGGAGCCTGGTTTGCCCGATCAGTTTCATTTGTTGCAACCTAGTCTTCTAGACGAAACATTTCGCCCTGCCAATTACCCTAGCGATCAGATTTTGGTTGCTAGCGACTTAAATCTTTACTACGATCCGCGCCATACACTATGGTACAAGCGCCCAGATTGGTTTGCAGTTTTGGGAGTTCCTCGTCTGTATGAACAGCGAGATTTGCGCTTAAGTTATGTCGTCTGGCAAGAGGGTGTGAATCCTTTCATTGTGGTTGAGTTGCTTTCTCCCGGTACTGAAAAAGAAGACTTAGGGCAGACTTTAAGGGATATTGAACAACCGCCGACAAAATGGGAGGTATACGAGCGGATTCTGCGCATACCCTATTACGCTGTATTTGATCGCTACGCTTCTCAATTCAGAATGTTTAAATTGGATGGCAGTCGTTATGCAGAGGTAGCCCTACAAGAGCCGCGCTTTTGGATGCCAGAACTAGAATTAGGATTAGGTGTTTGGCAGGGAAAATATCAAGATATTGAGATGTCTTGGTTGCGCTGGTATGATGCAGCAGGCAACTGGATAATGACTCCTACAGAACGGTTAGCAGCACAATTGCGAGCGATGGGCGTTGAACCCGATCTCGGTTAG